A stretch of DNA from Ranitomeya variabilis isolate aRanVar5 chromosome 1, aRanVar5.hap1, whole genome shotgun sequence:
agtgcgcaggcgccggaaaggtcagagaggcccggcgcctgcgcactgcagtactttgctctgccctgaatagggcagacaaagtacgtctgcgccggagccgcggcgtaaagacccgaagaggacgtcatggaatgaagatgggaggcgccggaacggaccggagacacccatccgacctgaccgcaccgggaccacgcctgggtgagtataatctaacccctttttctcctctttcaggtaacatcggggacttatctacagcattacagaatgctgtggataagcccctgatgccggtgagcttacctcaccagccattttgggggtgacaggttccctttaaccccttcccgacatgtgacggaatagtacgtcacatgtcgggacccccgctttgatgtgcgctccggcggtgagcgcacatcaaagtcgcgacatgtcagctgttttttacagctgacatgtgcgcgcaatagcggcgggtgaaatcgcgatcacccgccgctattaactagttaaatgccgctgtcaaacgcagacagcggcatttaactaccgcatccggccgtgcggccggatatgagcgcatcgccgaccccgtcacatgatcgggggtcggcgatgctcctccattgtaaccatagaggtccttgagacctctatggttactgattgccggtggctgtgagcgcccccctgtggtcggcgctcacagcacacctgcattttagctacataacagcgatctgatgatcgctgttatgtagcagagccgatcgggctgtgcctgcttctagcctcccatggaggctatagaagcatggcaaaagtaaaaaaaaaaaagtttttaaaaatgtgaaaaaaataaaaaaaatataaaagtttaaatcacccccctttcgccccaatcaaaataaatcaataaaaaaaaaaaccaacctacacatattcggtatcgccgcgttcagaatcgcccgatctatcaataaaaaaaagcattaacctgatcgctaaatggcgtaatgagaaaaaaattcgaaacgccagatttacgtttttttggtcgccacgacattgcattaaaatgcaataacgggcgatcaaaagaacgtatctacaccaaaatgctatcattaaaaacgccagctcggcacgcaaaaaataagccctcacctgaccccagatcacgaaaaatggagacgctacgagtatcggaaaatggcgcaattttgttttgttttgttttttgcaaagtttggaattttttttcaccacttaggtgaaaaataacctagtcatgttaggtgtctatgaactcgtagtgacctggagaatcataatggcaggtcagttttagcatttagtgaacctagcaaaataggcaagcaaaaaacaagtgtgggattgcactttttttgcaatttcactgcacttggaatttttttcccattttctagtacacgacatgctaaaaccaatgatgtcgttcaaaagtacaactcgtcccgcaaaaaataagccctcacatggccaaattgacggaaaaataaaaaagttatggctctgggaaggaggggagcgaaaaacgaaaacggaaaaacggaaaaagctccgggggtgaaggggttagtcATACGGACCTGTTGGATCTTATTACCGGGTCTTTATTAACTTAAACACAAATTCCTGTAAAAATCAGAGGCGGAGTTTTGGTGTTTTGTGTCACTATTTTGTCGCGCTGCGATCTCCCCACCCTCTGCCCATTTTTCTGTAGATTATATTGTAAAATGAATGGTGCATTTCAAATTTACACCTCATCCTGTAGGAACAAGTCAGTGTTGTACTTaatgtctgcattttttttttttacctgaatgaaatttatatttatctatctatagttCGTCTATAATGTGCCATGATATTACAGGCAAAGAAGGAAAACCAAGGGAACAGTCCCCCCATCCATGTCCGGAAGCTGTGCCACGTGCGTGGATGGTGTGCTGTACCTGTTCGGAGGTCACCATGCCCATGGGAACACCAACATGGTGAGTGCTTAACCTGGGTCAGGAGTGCTGCAAACCATTGTGGGATAGCTTACTTGATTATGATTATgtgtattattattaatttttttttccagcttttCATGTTAAACTTGAACTCTAGAGACGGTGATCTCTTCTGGGAAATGATAGAGTATAAAGGACCTCCGCCATCTCCCAAGGATAAACTGGGGGTGTGGGTGTATCAGTACAAGTGAGTGTCTGCATtgctttaaatattattttttttccttctgtatGTGAATTCTTTTCTCTTATTTTTAGCATAGTTTTACCTTCTCCATACAAGACGTATAACTAGAATGTTTGGGTATTTTTCATCTATCTTGGCTTGTATTCACAGATGTTAGTGTTGCCATCCTAGAAGAATGGACTGTGTTGTTTTCCTAGTTGCATCCATTTTTCTCTTATGTTTTATTCACTGGAGCAAGTATAAATTGTCTGGGGCTTTTGTATTCATTGACTCTTAGCAATGGAtcatttaatgggaacctgtcagcaggattgtgcagagtaacctacagaaagtgtcaggtcggcgccgttatactgattacagtgatacctggtgatgaaatctgtcttgtggttgttgtgtaatctttattttcacttttgagttaatgatatactcaggctctggggcggcctgttggGGGGGTCttgataataaagaaaaaaaaacacttttttacttacagcagggtttttgctcactttttttctcttgtaggttttataggtattcataatgcagactgttgACAGGTATCTAATTCCTCACCGACCTGccctctagtttacataatgaatatatgtacatactggaaaaaaaaccttctgcaagcTGGTGCCGGgcgtggcacctgctctgcagcataattgcatgattactgtgtttataattattgtgcttgaggttatcctgacaaaaaaaaaaacatttgaaaatggcgcttgcctgtgcagtagcagctgtcGGTGTACATAGAGATGATCCTatagctgctgttgcgcaggccctgccatcttgctagagagaaAAAATcctcctctaaggctactttcatactagcgtcgtgcactgcacgtcgctatgcgtctttttgtagaaaaaacgcatcctgcaaaagtgcttgcaggatgcgttttttctccatagacttttattaatgacgcagtgtgacgcattgccacacgtcgcaaccgtcgtgcgactgttgcgtcggaccggcgccaccaaaaaacgttgcatgtaacgttttttggtgcgtcgtgcccgtcttttccgaccgcgcatgcgcggccggaactccgcccctgcctccccgcacctcacaatggggcagcggatgcgttgaaaaacatcatccgctgcccctgttgtgcggcacttccatagtatgcgtcggtgcgacgtgcagtgcacgacgctagtgtgaaagtagcctaagatgacaTCGTCCGTGCCTGCACAGTTGCAGCTATCAGATCACCTTTATGTGCACTGATATCCATTTGAAAATGCAGTAgcagctatttattttttttaaatctcaggAAAACTTCATTGACATTTTGATTATGCTGCAACGCAGGGGCcacggctgccacctgcctgcagaaggtttttttgtttgttttttcaatatgtacatataatattcaattaaactagggggcaggtcagtgagggatcaaatACCTGTCAGCAGTctacattatgaatacctaatcagagcaccacatgaagacccccacaggccgccccggggcacgagaatatcattaacaaaaaactgaaaataaagattacacaacaaccacaagatggatttcatcaccaggtgtcattgtaatcagtagaatggtgctgacctgacactgtgtgcacagtaacctacacaatcttacggacaggttccctttaaccacttaATGACCACTGATAAGCCTTTTTATGGGCtgtggttagggctggggttgAGGGTTAGGGTCAGGAGTAGggctgtgattattattattattatttatttatatagcaccattaattccatggtgcggtacatgagaaaggggttacatacagggttatagatatttacagtaaacaggttttttacagtgacagactggtacagaggggagaggaccctgtccttgcggacttacagtcTATGGGATATATAGTCTATGGGATGGATTTGGCTGTGAtagggttgtagttagaattggggggggtttcctctgtttaggtacatcagggggtctccaaacgcgacatggcgccaccattgattccaattttgcgttcaaaaagtcaaacggtgctccctcccttctgagctctgccatgcacccaaatagtgggtttcccccacatatggggcatcagcgtactcgggagaaattgcataacaaattttgtggtccattttctcctgatacccttgtgaaagtagattaaaaaaaaaaaaaaaaattggttccaaagtaaattttttgtgaaaaagtaaaatgttcatttttcttccttccacattgctttagttctcgtgaagcacctgaagggttaataaacttcttgaatctggttttgcgcaccttgagggtgcagttcttagaatggtgtcacttttgggtattttctgtcatattgacccccccaaaactcacttcaaatgtgaggtggtcccaaaaaaaaaaaaaaaaaaaaatggttttgtaaattttgttggaaaaattagaaattgctggtcaacttttaacccttataacggcctagcaaaaaatgtttccaaaattgtgctgatgtaaagtagacatgtgggaaatgttatttattacccattttgtgtgacacaactttgatttatgggcataaaaattaaaagttgaaaattgcaaaattttcgccaaatttccttaaattttttttttttataaataaacgcaagtcataacaaagaaattttaccactaacatgaagtacaaaatgtcatgaaaaaatatcCGATAGGTTGAAGCATTCcaggttattacctcataaaatgacagtggtcagaattgtaaaaattagcttggtcattaagtataaaattggctctgtcactaaggggttaaagggaacctgtcacccccaaaatcgatggtgaggtaagctcaccatcatcaggggcttatctacagcattctgtaatgcccccgatgttacctgaaagaggagaaaaagacgttagattatactcacccaggggcggtcccgctgcggtcaggtcggatgggtgtctcaggtccgctccggcgcctcccatcttcattccatgacgtcctcttctggtcttcatgctgcggctccggcgcaggcgtactttgtctgccctgttgagagcaaagtactgcagtgcgcaggcaccgggcctctctgacctttcccagcgcctgcgcactgcagtactttactctgtcctcaacagggcagacaaagtacgcctgcgccggacccgcggcatgaagaccagaagaggacgtcatggaatgaagatgggaggcgacggagcggacctgagacacccatcggaccagaccgcaccgggaccgcccctgggtgagtataatctaacctctttttctcctctttcaggatacatcgggggcttatctacagcattacagaatgctgtagataagcccctgatgacggtgagcttacctcaccatcgattttaggggtgacaggttccctttaataacatgaAACCGATGGAAAAGTGAAATACACATTCTGTCTTCTGTTTTACATGGATCCCAGTTGACTTTAATGGCCGACTCTCATGCAGGAAAAGGTTGAAGATCGAacatgctctgagtctcatggactgGAGACACAAATCCATTTTTAGTGAAACTCTCTGGGTCCTTGTGCTGTGTGACAAATAAATGGCCGTCACAAGGACCAGTGAATGCAGCCTTATCTTTTCCCAGTGTCCCCTTATGTGAAGAGGCTGCAGCTATCATGGCTCTTCTTTCTTCCAGGCTTATCTTCTTTGGCGGATACGGTTATTATGAAGATGATCCAATTGGGACATTTGAATATGATGAAACCTCTTTTGGAGTACGTATATTATATTAAATATTGATCCTGTTTCTGTATTTGGTTTATGACGTGGAGAACTGTCCGACTGCTTGGGGGAGGAAAAGCAGGAGAGTCTATCCACACACATGGTTTATGTACTAAAGCTGCAGAAGTGGTGCTGTTGTGGGAAGGACTCTAATATTTAGGAGGGGTGCAGTTCAGAGTTCCCGGTGGGATAACTGCAGCAGTTCTGTTCTGACCCAGTTAGTTGATTAACTTGATAGTGTAACGATTAGGGTGATACAGGATCCGGTGAGTGCTCGGttatccggggagtcaggtacactaCGCCACACAGATCTTTGAAGAAAGACTCTTTATTGGAGTGTATAAACCAAGTCTCAAACTAGTTTTTTGGCTCCGGATCAGAGCAGTCATCAAGTGAATATATGGCTTCAGAGATCCGTGCGGATTAGTATAACCAACTTTCCGGATAACAGCACAGTCATCAGATCCAGTATTATCCTAAAGTCATTCTAGTTCTGATGAGTTATTAGGATAGTCCGTCAATGTGGGGTCTGTGTGGGTTGGACGCCTGGTACTTGATGATTATGGATAGAAGGCTAACTGCACTCTGTATTTGTGCACGTAATTGAAAGTACACGTCAGGAGTTCTCCTAACTGGCCccaattcagtgtgtgtgtgtgtgtgtgtgtgtgtgtgtgtgtgtgtgtgtgtatatatataatcatataagctgagacccctaattttgccacaaaaaactgggaaaacttaatgactcgagtataagcctagggtggaaaatgcagcagctactggtaaatttcaaaaataaaaagatacgaatttaaagtaaaattaattgagacatcagtaggttaagtgtttttgaatatccatattgaatcaggagccccatataatgctctatacagttcatgatgggccccataagatgctccatacaaaatactacCCATATAAAGGTTAatagcccccataagatgctccatagaaacatttgccccatacaatgctacataaagattaataatggccccataagatgctccatagagtaataagccccatatgctgttgctgcgattaaaaaaaaaaaaaaaaaaaagacatactcaccactCATCGCTCAGGCCtccgacacttgcgatattcacctgtgccCGTTCCACCGCctggcgccactccgtcttccagCTCTCTAGTgaccgttcaggcagagggcgtgcactaaccacgttatcgcgccctctgacctgaacgtcccagccagaggacgcggaagacagagcccggcgatggaacggggacaggtgaatatcgcaatgctcaccctcccccccccccccccccccgttatactcacctgctcccggcacggtccctgcttctcactgaaAGATGGCCTCggcgccagcagcttgttcctgtgttcagcggtcactggtaccgctcattacagtaatgaatatgcgctccacgcctatgggagtggagtagcgtccatattcattactttaatgaatggtaccacttgaccgctgagtacaggaacaagctgccggagaccatcggagatgcagggagcgcggcgggagcaggtgagtatgtgacagctgccactctCCCGCCAACCACCTGGGAcaatgagtataagccgagaggagcacATTTAGCCTAAAAAATTCTTCAGGTCATGAGGATGGCATCTCCACCAATCCGATATTGATAAATTAGTTTAAGGGTAGACCATCAGCATACATCCCCCTTAGCgctgtggatatgccataaatgtccttgGAATACCCCGATGAAGCAACATTAGGATGTGATGCACCTGCAGAGGTGAGACCACCCACAGCTTTCCTGCTGGCACATGAGATGTTTTTCTTTGACAATGGAATACAATGTGGACAAGAAGTCTTTGTATGATTTGTATACTAATCCGTCACTGATCCCGTAATTAGTCTGTGTCTGGTAATCTCCAGAATATAGGACTTCCCCGAGGTTGGAACAATCACGTCCATGCTCTTCATCTAGACAGCTTCACCTGGCATCGCATTGTGACCACGGTAATTACTTATGTCCACTTCTATAGGAGGAAATAATTGTATGAaccgtacaaaaaaaaaaacaaaaacaaaactgcgCAATCGCCAATCTTCTTTACAGGGTAAAAGTCCCTCTCCTCGAGCCGCGCATGCCTGCGCCAGTGTTGGGAACAGAGGCTATGTGTTTGGTGGTAGATACAGGGTGAGTGCTACTTTATACAGCGGAGAATCTCACATGGCCTATGTGTTATTAGAGTTTCCTGGAAACCATTTTCCTTTTATTTTCTAGGACTCCAGAATGAATGATCTTTATTATCTGAATTTTGACACCTGGGAATGGCATGAAGTGTAAGTAATGCAGTATTTATCTGCCCTTTCCTTATCTGTCATACAATGCTGCCCTTTAACAACAGCACGGTATAGGAATACGTCAACTCTACCGGTAGcacaaatggcaaaaaaaaaagtcacggatgtttctcaataaaaaaaaaaaaaaaaaaaaatactgtggtCTCATAGTAACAGTATATATGGACTGTAATTACAAGGGGCACATTGAAGCCAGCCATACATGCTTCTCCAGAAACTGGACTGACAGCAAGCGCAAAGTGTCACCAGTGTGTCTGCTGAATCCGGACGGTCTCTGGGTGTGAGTACACCGGGCCCTGTGTGAATTCAGAGGAATGGCTCCGCCGCACACAGTTAGATTTTGTACCAATTTTCACATAATGACTCGGATGCAAAAACAGCTGGAGTCCACAGAAGCCTAGCCGCCTCCATCCCCAGCTGCCATGCTGCTTTCCCGGCTTCACTCATTTCCATTATCACGATAGGCATAACTAGACTGATTGTTTAATTTTAATCTAATTCCTTTCATTCTTTGATTGCAGAATTCCTCAGGGGGTAATTCCGTTGGGCAGATCCTGGCATTCATTAACAGGAGCCTCCCAAGACACCCTGTTTCTCTTTGGTGGATTTACCACTGACAAACAACCATTGAGTAAGTCTTTGAACTCATTGCACTCACCCCCGTTAAAAATACTTCTCCTTCTAAAGGGTTATTCACATCACTGTTGTAGAGCGCACCTCTCCCCTTCCTTCTGGCTTCTTACTAACCGGGGTCCGGGTGCTCCTGATTAATTGACCGTTCGGCCGGTGGCTAAAACTTTGCTGTCTGATGCTGCAGCAATGGCAGCTTTGCCTCTATCATTGGAGGAACATTGGGCTGCCCGGATCCAGCTATCAGTGCATCTTCACAACAGCCCTTACAAGCTCCATAACACAGGGCTTGTAAAGCACCAAGCTCCTTGCCTCAGACTACAGAGGTGAACAGTAACTTAGACCATGAGCATGATTTTTAATAAGCGGTAAATTACAATTTATTTCCCCCTTTAACCACTAGACTTGTATTTAAGAGATTTTGCACAAGTTCACAGCTCCTGCTTTGGTCATTCTGATCAAGAACACTTATAAAGTGTTACAAAAATTAACCCTTGAGAAGCATGACAGCATCGTCAACAAGAGCGCTCTTGCTGTGGGCATAGACTCTGCCAGCTAACCCTTCCATCCTCCCCAGTAAAGGTCTCTCTGTGGGTAGCGGTGGATCTGATGTGTATTATTGTGTGGATCTGTTTTCAGGTGACA
This window harbors:
- the KLHDC2 gene encoding kelch domain-containing protein 2 isoform X2; amino-acid sequence: MTIRNAPVRGFYDFYLPRDEIWIYDMVNGVTWQRRKTKGTVPPSMSGSCATCVDGVLYLFGGHHAHGNTNMLFMLNLNSRDGDLFWEMIEYKGPPPSPKDKLGVWVYQYKLIFFGGYGYYEDDPIGTFEYDETSFGNIGLPRGWNNHVHALHLDSFTWHRIVTTGKSPSPRAAHACASVGNRGYVFGGRYRDSRMNDLYYLNFDTWEWHEVIPQGVIPLGRSWHSLTGASQDTLFLFGGFTTDKQPLSDTWIYSIKRNEWIPFHSCHAGKPRLWHTACASKEGEIFVFGGCANNLLAHHKAAHSNAVLVFSVQPRSLLRLSLETVISLKDILSDSLDCLPKHLLHYVHQRFASVNTCGS
- the KLHDC2 gene encoding kelch domain-containing protein 2 isoform X1; the protein is MADGNEDAPAEVAEEEIDEADEEEDEMEEEAAAGVDSSLPAERSGHVAVTDGIRMFVWGGYKNAPVRGFYDFYLPRDEIWIYDMVNGVTWQRRKTKGTVPPSMSGSCATCVDGVLYLFGGHHAHGNTNMLFMLNLNSRDGDLFWEMIEYKGPPPSPKDKLGVWVYQYKLIFFGGYGYYEDDPIGTFEYDETSFGNIGLPRGWNNHVHALHLDSFTWHRIVTTGKSPSPRAAHACASVGNRGYVFGGRYRDSRMNDLYYLNFDTWEWHEVIPQGVIPLGRSWHSLTGASQDTLFLFGGFTTDKQPLSDTWIYSIKRNEWIPFHSCHAGKPRLWHTACASKEGEIFVFGGCANNLLAHHKAAHSNAVLVFSVQPRSLLRLSLETVISLKDILSDSLDCLPKHLLHYVHQRFASVNTCGS